A section of the Citrobacter farmeri genome encodes:
- a CDS encoding MFS transporter produces MSQNKAFSTPFFLAVICIYLSYFLHGISVITLAQNMTSLAAKFSTDSAGIAYLISGIGLGRLVSILFFGVLSDKFGRRAIILLGAALYILFFFGIPASPNLMVAFVLAVCVGVANSALDTGGYPALMECFPKASGSAVILVKAMVSFGQMLYPMLVGYMLLNNIWYGYGVIIPGVLFVLITLMLLRSKFPGQLVDASVAKELPQMNSKPLVWLEGVASVMFGVAAFSTFYVIVVWMPKYAMAFAGMEEADALKTITYYSLGSLVCVFIFAALLKKMVRPIWANVFNAGLATVTAAVIYLWPSPLVCNAGAFVIGFSAAGGILQLGVSVMSEFFPKSKAKVTSVYMMMGGLANFVIPLITGYLSTIGLQYIILLDFVFALLAFITAIIVFIRYYRVFNIPQNDIRLGERYFSTKS; encoded by the coding sequence ATGTCACAGAATAAGGCCTTCAGTACGCCATTTTTCCTGGCGGTCATCTGTATTTATCTCAGCTATTTTCTCCACGGCATTAGCGTCATTACGCTGGCGCAAAATATGACCTCTCTCGCCGCTAAGTTTTCTACCGATAGCGCGGGGATCGCCTATTTAATTTCTGGTATCGGCCTGGGTCGTCTGGTCAGTATTCTGTTTTTTGGCGTCCTGTCGGATAAATTTGGTCGTCGGGCGATCATTCTGCTGGGCGCGGCGTTATACATTCTCTTTTTCTTCGGCATCCCTGCCAGTCCCAATCTGATGGTGGCCTTTGTGCTCGCCGTATGCGTTGGTGTAGCTAACTCTGCACTCGACACCGGAGGCTATCCGGCACTGATGGAATGTTTCCCGAAAGCGTCTGGCTCAGCGGTGATCCTGGTCAAGGCTATGGTCTCCTTCGGACAGATGCTCTATCCGATGCTGGTCGGCTATATGCTGCTCAACAATATCTGGTACGGCTATGGCGTGATCATTCCTGGCGTGCTGTTTGTGCTGATTACCCTGATGCTACTGCGCAGTAAATTCCCCGGCCAGTTGGTGGATGCCAGCGTCGCCAAAGAGTTGCCGCAGATGAACAGCAAACCGCTGGTCTGGCTGGAAGGGGTGGCTTCTGTCATGTTTGGCGTGGCCGCATTTTCTACCTTCTATGTCATCGTGGTCTGGATGCCGAAGTACGCCATGGCGTTCGCCGGAATGGAAGAAGCGGATGCGCTGAAAACCATCACGTATTACAGCCTGGGTTCACTGGTCTGCGTCTTTATATTTGCCGCACTGCTGAAAAAAATGGTTCGCCCCATCTGGGCTAATGTCTTTAATGCCGGACTGGCGACCGTGACCGCTGCCGTCATTTATCTCTGGCCGTCACCGCTGGTATGTAACGCGGGCGCGTTTGTGATTGGCTTCTCCGCAGCGGGCGGGATTTTACAGCTGGGCGTGTCGGTGATGTCGGAATTCTTTCCGAAGAGTAAAGCCAAAGTCACCAGCGTTTATATGATGATGGGCGGACTCGCGAATTTTGTTATTCCGCTGATTACCGGTTACCTCTCCACCATCGGCCTGCAATACATCATTTTACTGGATTTCGTTTTTGCCCTGTTGGCATTCATCACCGCCATTATCGTCTTTATTCGCTATTACCGGGTCTTCAATATTCCGCAAAACGATATCCGTCTGGGCGAACGTTATTTTTCAACAAAAAGTTAA
- the ydiB gene encoding quinate/shikimate dehydrogenase, whose amino-acid sequence MDVTAKYELIGLMAYPIRHSLSPEMQNKALEKAGLPFTYMAFEVDNSTFAGAIEGLKALKMRGTGVSMPNKQLACEFVDELTPAAKLVGAINTIVNDDGYLRGYNTDGTGHIRAIKESGFDIRGKTMVLLGAGGASTAIGAQAAIEGIKEIKLFNRNDEFFQKALDFARRVNENTDCVVTVTDLADQQAFADALATADILTNGTKVGMKPLENESIVSDASLLRPELLVTECVYNPHMTKLLQQAQQAGCKTIDGYGMLLWQGAEQFKLWTGKDFPLEYVKQVMGFAA is encoded by the coding sequence ATGGATGTAACCGCGAAATATGAACTGATCGGCTTAATGGCCTACCCCATCAGACACAGTCTGTCGCCTGAAATGCAAAATAAGGCGTTAGAGAAAGCCGGATTGCCGTTTACCTATATGGCCTTTGAGGTCGACAACAGCACCTTCGCGGGCGCTATCGAGGGGCTGAAAGCGTTAAAAATGCGCGGAACCGGCGTATCGATGCCTAATAAACAACTGGCCTGTGAGTTTGTAGATGAACTCACCCCTGCGGCGAAACTGGTGGGTGCCATTAATACTATCGTCAATGATGACGGTTATCTGCGCGGTTACAATACCGACGGCACAGGTCACATTCGCGCGATTAAAGAGAGTGGCTTCGATATCAGGGGTAAAACGATGGTATTACTGGGTGCCGGTGGTGCATCTACTGCCATCGGGGCGCAGGCGGCCATTGAGGGAATCAAAGAGATTAAACTCTTTAACCGTAATGATGAGTTCTTCCAGAAAGCGCTGGATTTCGCCAGGCGAGTGAATGAAAACACGGACTGCGTAGTGACAGTGACGGACCTTGCCGACCAGCAGGCCTTTGCGGACGCGCTGGCGACGGCGGATATTCTCACCAACGGCACCAAAGTCGGTATGAAGCCGTTAGAGAATGAATCCATCGTCAGCGACGCAAGTCTGCTACGTCCGGAACTGCTGGTCACCGAATGCGTTTACAACCCACATATGACGAAGTTACTGCAACAGGCGCAACAAGCCGGTTGCAAAACAATCGATGGTTACGGCATGTTGTTGTGGCAAGGTGCTGAACAGTTCAAACTGTGGACCGGAAAAGATTTCCCGCTGGAATACGTAAAACAGGTGATGGGGTTTGCGGCCTGA
- the aroD gene encoding type I 3-dehydroquinate dehydratase: protein MKTVTVKNLVIGEGAPKIIVSLMGKDIASVRSEAQAYRDADFDILEWRVDHFTDVASADAVLEAIRAIRAEMPVTPLLFTFRSANEGGEQAISTEAYIALNRAAVDSGLVDMIDLELFTGDELVKATVDYAHSKNVNVIMSNHDFHKTPAEEEIVSRLRKMQELGADIPKIALMPQSRSDVLTLLSATLKMQEQYADRPVITMSMSKTGVISRLAGEVFGSAATFGAVKKASAPGQISVSDLRTVLTILHQA from the coding sequence ATGAAAACCGTAACCGTAAAAAACCTCGTGATTGGCGAAGGGGCTCCAAAAATAATCGTCTCGCTGATGGGCAAAGATATCGCCAGCGTCCGTTCAGAAGCGCAGGCCTATCGTGACGCGGATTTCGACATTCTGGAGTGGCGCGTTGACCATTTCACCGATGTTGCCTCTGCCGATGCCGTGCTGGAGGCTATCCGCGCGATCCGTGCCGAGATGCCTGTAACTCCCCTGCTGTTTACCTTCCGCAGCGCGAATGAAGGGGGTGAACAAGCTATTTCGACTGAGGCCTATATCGCACTGAATCGCGCGGCTGTCGACAGCGGTCTGGTGGATATGATCGATCTCGAACTGTTTACCGGTGATGAGCTGGTCAAGGCGACGGTTGACTATGCGCACAGCAAAAACGTCAACGTGATCATGTCCAACCATGATTTCCACAAGACGCCAGCAGAAGAAGAGATCGTGTCACGACTGCGCAAAATGCAGGAGCTGGGAGCCGATATTCCGAAGATCGCCCTGATGCCCCAGAGCCGTAGCGATGTTCTGACGCTGCTTTCCGCCACGCTGAAAATGCAGGAGCAGTACGCTGATCGTCCGGTGATCACCATGTCGATGTCGAAAACCGGTGTGATTTCGCGCCTGGCGGGTGAAGTCTTTGGTTCTGCCGCGACCTTTGGCGCGGTTAAAAAGGCCTCTGCGCCCGGACAAATATCCGTTAGCGACCTGCGTACGGTATTAACGATTTTACATCAGGCTTAA
- a CDS encoding acyl CoA:acetate/3-ketoacid CoA transferase — MKPERPPRVNGRVPVLSAQDAVNYIKDEDVLCILGAGGGILEATTLITALADKYKQTQTPRNLSIISPTGLGDRADRGISPLAQEGLVKWALCGHWGQSPRISDLAEQNKIAAYNYPQGVLTQALRASAAHQPGILSDIGIGTFVDPRQQGGKLNEVTKEDLIKLVEIDNKEYLYYKAIAPTVAFIRATTCDSEGYASFEDEVMYLDALVLAQAVHNHGGIVMMQVQKMVKKATLHPKSVRIPGYLVDIVVVDPDQTQLYGGAPVNRFISGDFTLDDSTQLSLPLNQRKLVARRALYEMRKGAVGNVGVGIADGIGLVAREEGCADDFVLTVETGPVGGITSQGVAFGANVNTRAILDMTSQFDFYHGGGLDVCYLSFAEVDRHGNVGVHKFNGKIMGTGGFIDISATSKKIVFCGTLTAGSLKTEVADGKLTIVQEGRVNKFISELPEITFSGKIALERGLDVRYITERAVFTLKEDGLHLIEIAPGVDLERDILAKMDFAPVISPDLKLMDERLFIDATMGFELPEAAN; from the coding sequence ATGAAACCTGAAAGACCACCACGCGTTAATGGTCGCGTGCCTGTGCTCTCGGCCCAGGACGCGGTGAATTATATTAAAGATGAAGATGTATTATGTATATTAGGCGCTGGCGGCGGCATTCTGGAAGCCACCACCTTAATTACCGCATTAGCCGATAAATATAAACAAACGCAAACGCCGCGTAATTTATCAATTATCAGTCCGACCGGTCTGGGCGACCGCGCCGATCGCGGCATCAGTCCTCTGGCCCAGGAAGGGCTGGTGAAATGGGCTCTGTGCGGACACTGGGGCCAGTCGCCGCGCATTTCAGATTTAGCGGAACAGAATAAAATTGCCGCCTATAACTATCCGCAGGGCGTGCTGACTCAGGCGCTGCGCGCTTCAGCCGCCCACCAGCCAGGGATCCTCAGCGATATCGGGATTGGTACGTTCGTTGACCCGCGTCAACAGGGTGGCAAGCTCAATGAGGTCACTAAAGAAGATCTCATCAAGCTGGTGGAGATTGATAACAAAGAATACCTCTACTACAAAGCGATTGCGCCCACCGTGGCGTTTATCCGCGCCACCACCTGCGACAGCGAAGGCTACGCCTCGTTTGAAGATGAGGTGATGTATCTCGACGCGCTGGTGCTCGCTCAGGCGGTACACAACCACGGCGGCATCGTCATGATGCAGGTGCAGAAGATGGTCAAGAAAGCCACGCTGCATCCCAAATCCGTGCGTATTCCCGGTTATCTGGTGGATATCGTGGTTGTCGATCCTGACCAGACGCAACTGTACGGCGGCGCGCCGGTGAACCGTTTTATCTCAGGCGATTTCACCCTCGACGACAGCACTCAACTCTCCCTGCCCCTCAACCAGCGCAAACTGGTTGCCCGCCGTGCTCTGTATGAGATGCGTAAAGGCGCAGTGGGCAACGTCGGCGTCGGCATTGCGGATGGCATTGGGCTGGTGGCCCGAGAAGAAGGCTGTGCGGATGACTTTGTGCTGACCGTCGAAACCGGCCCCGTTGGCGGTATCACCTCACAGGGGGTAGCCTTCGGTGCAAACGTCAACACCCGCGCCATTCTTGATATGACCTCGCAGTTTGACTTCTACCACGGTGGAGGACTGGACGTTTGCTATCTGAGCTTTGCGGAAGTCGACCGTCACGGCAACGTCGGGGTACATAAATTCAATGGCAAAATCATGGGCACCGGCGGCTTTATCGATATCAGCGCCACCTCGAAGAAAATTGTTTTCTGCGGCACGCTAACCGCCGGCAGTCTGAAAACAGAGGTCGCCGACGGTAAATTAACCATCGTCCAGGAAGGCCGGGTGAATAAATTCATCAGCGAATTGCCGGAAATAACCTTCAGCGGAAAGATCGCGCTCGAGCGTGGGCTGGACGTGCGTTATATCACCGAACGCGCGGTATTTACGCTAAAAGAGGACGGTCTGCATCTTATTGAAATTGCCCCTGGGGTGGATCTGGAGCGCGATATTCTGGCCAAAATGGATTTCGCTCCGGTTATTTCGCCAGACCTGAAACTGATGGATGAAAGATTATTTATCGACGCCACCATGGGTTTTGAACTGCCGGAAGCGGCTAATTAA
- a CDS encoding acyl-CoA dehydrogenase has protein sequence MDFSLTEEQELLLASIRELITSNFPEEYFRTCDQTATYPREFMRALADNGISMLGVPEEFGGIPADYVTQMLALMEVSKCGAPAFLITNGQCIHSMRRFGSPEQLRKTAESTLETGDPAYALALTEPGAGSDNNSATTSYTRKDGKVYLNGQKTFITGAKEYPYMLVLARDPEPKDPKKAFTLWWVESNKPGIKINPLHKIGWHMLSTCEVYLDNVEVDESDMVGEEGMGFLNVMYNFEMERLINAARSTGFAECAFEDAARYANQRIAFGKPIGHNQMIQEKLALMAIKVDNMRNMVLKVAWQADQEQSLRTSAALAKLYCARTAMEVIDDAIQIMGGLGYTDEARVSRFWRDVRCERIGGGTDEIMIYVAGRQILKDYQNK, from the coding sequence ATGGACTTTTCTTTAACCGAAGAGCAAGAGCTGCTGCTTGCCAGTATTCGGGAACTGATCACCAGCAATTTTCCGGAAGAATATTTCCGTACCTGCGATCAGACGGCGACCTACCCCAGAGAATTTATGCGCGCGTTGGCCGATAACGGTATTTCCATGCTGGGCGTACCGGAAGAGTTCGGCGGTATTCCGGCAGACTACGTGACACAAATGCTGGCCCTGATGGAGGTGTCAAAATGCGGCGCTCCGGCCTTTTTGATCACCAACGGTCAGTGTATTCACAGCATGCGTCGTTTCGGCTCGCCGGAACAACTGCGGAAAACGGCGGAAAGTACGCTGGAGACCGGTGACCCGGCCTATGCGCTGGCGTTAACCGAGCCGGGGGCGGGTTCTGATAACAACAGCGCCACCACCAGCTACACGCGCAAAGACGGCAAGGTTTATCTGAACGGCCAGAAGACATTTATTACTGGCGCAAAAGAGTACCCGTATATGCTGGTGCTGGCGCGCGATCCGGAACCGAAAGATCCGAAGAAGGCCTTTACCCTCTGGTGGGTGGAGTCCAACAAGCCGGGGATCAAAATCAACCCGTTGCACAAAATCGGCTGGCACATGCTCAGCACGTGTGAAGTCTATCTCGACAACGTCGAGGTGGATGAAAGCGACATGGTGGGCGAGGAAGGCATGGGCTTTCTCAACGTGATGTACAACTTTGAGATGGAACGCCTGATCAACGCCGCGCGCAGTACCGGTTTTGCCGAATGCGCCTTTGAGGATGCCGCGCGCTATGCCAACCAGCGCATCGCGTTTGGTAAACCGATTGGACATAACCAGATGATCCAGGAAAAACTGGCGCTGATGGCAATCAAAGTCGACAATATGCGCAATATGGTGCTGAAGGTTGCATGGCAGGCCGATCAGGAACAGTCGCTGCGTACCAGTGCCGCCCTGGCGAAACTGTACTGCGCCCGTACAGCGATGGAAGTGATTGACGATGCGATCCAGATTATGGGCGGGCTGGGTTATACCGACGAAGCGCGCGTCTCCCGATTCTGGCGCGATGTACGTTGCGAACGTATTGGCGGCGGAACGGATGAGATCATGATTTATGTCGCAGGTCGGCAGATCCTGAAGGATTATCAGAACAAGTAA
- a CDS encoding AraC family transcriptional regulator, with amino-acid sequence MYQRCFDNAMESLFDQGKTPRFSRFVISDDPRWESGHHVHDNETELIYVKKGMVRLIIDSSLYVAHEDDIVVVERGRLHAVTSDVNAPATTYTCALYGFRFQGWEENQLLQSHSTPVVAVGQGKEVIKSIFNELSVMLPQSKNGLTSSVCDAFAYALTVLFHENFKNAYRSEQGHIKKDVLIKDILVYLNNNYREKITLEQLSKKFRASVSYICHEFTREYHISPINYVIQRRMTEAKFALTNTDYSQAEISWRVGYENVDHFAKLFLRHVGCSPGDYRKQFKNSLAEQACLLSDA; translated from the coding sequence ATGTATCAACGCTGCTTTGATAATGCAATGGAAAGCCTTTTTGACCAGGGTAAGACCCCGCGATTTTCCCGATTCGTTATTAGTGATGATCCTCGTTGGGAGTCCGGTCATCACGTTCATGATAATGAGACAGAGCTGATTTACGTTAAAAAAGGCATGGTCAGATTAATTATCGACTCTTCACTTTATGTGGCTCACGAAGATGATATCGTCGTGGTGGAGCGGGGACGACTGCATGCCGTGACATCGGATGTAAACGCGCCAGCCACTACCTACACCTGCGCACTGTACGGCTTTCGCTTTCAGGGGTGGGAAGAAAATCAATTGCTGCAATCGCATTCCACTCCGGTGGTTGCCGTCGGTCAGGGTAAAGAGGTGATAAAGAGTATTTTTAATGAACTCAGCGTGATGTTGCCGCAAAGTAAAAATGGACTGACGTCATCCGTCTGCGATGCATTTGCCTATGCGTTGACGGTACTCTTTCACGAAAACTTTAAAAATGCTTATCGTTCAGAACAGGGGCATATTAAAAAAGATGTTCTGATTAAAGATATTTTGGTCTATCTCAATAATAACTATCGGGAGAAAATTACGCTTGAGCAGTTATCAAAGAAATTTCGTGCCAGCGTCAGCTATATTTGCCACGAATTTACCCGTGAGTACCATATTTCACCGATCAATTATGTGATTCAGCGGCGAATGACTGAAGCGAAATTTGCGCTGACCAATACCGATTATTCGCAGGCCGAAATTTCCTGGCGCGTCGGATACGAGAATGTCGACCACTTCGCGAAGCTGTTTCTGCGTCACGTCGGCTGCTCGCCAGGCGATTATCGCAAACAGTTTAAAAACAGTCTGGCAGAGCAGGCCTGCTTGTTGTCTGACGCCTGA